Part of the Candoia aspera isolate rCanAsp1 chromosome 1, rCanAsp1.hap2, whole genome shotgun sequence genome, TCCCTGCGGAGAGGGGAGCCTAGCTCCCTATGGAACTACTGTCCAAATGGGAATTGACACCGGTAAGGACTATGGGTATTTCTCATGGGCTTTGTTTGTCTTTGTTACTATAAGACATAACATTAAGCCATGGCTTGCTttcatcatggtttgttgaataagctactGTGTACTTGTTTATTACTCAGGCTTCTGTGTTGCTCCAATTGCAACTGACTTCAAGCAGCATACATTCCACTTCAGTAAACAGATTATAAAACACAGTAATGGAATATAACCATAATAATTCCAATTATACTATGCTGAGAAACAGCGTTCCCAGAAAACAGATCAAGTATCatttcaggggtggggggaatctcaTTTCTCAAATCAGTCCTAAATGGCTTCCTGGCCAGACTGGTCTTAATGGTTTTCCTAAATTTCAAGAGGGTTGGTGCTGGGTTATCATAGCAGGAATACGAGCCCAtagaagtggggcagcaggaGAAAAGCTTGCCTTTGTGCCGGATGGTAACTTTCCCTTAGAGTAGGGATTCCAGGAGAACCTTCCCATCTAGGTTTTACTGGAAAGGCAAGTACTGCTGGGAGTGGCCTGTCCCAAAGCTATCCAGGGtccaagccagggtttctcaatcagggttccgtgagaggtcacttagggtttcctgggagatttatttaaaaaattatttcaaattcaggcaacttcacattaaagaggtaagtttcattcattatgtccagtttaagaacactatatatacaggcctacacatgaaacaaatacaataattttgaaacttctggcctatatttgagcctgaatgtgcaggggttccccaaggcctggaaaatatttcaagggttcctccagggacaaaaagttgagaaaggctgagctagagtGTCTGTTGGGTAAAACAATCTGGGCCCAAGAAACTAACCAGACATACCACACAACATCTAGGAGGTTCTACTCAGAAATTTTGTtggattctctttttattacaGTGGATAATGGGTGGAAGAATGAGAATGATGGGAAACAATTAGAAAGAGTCCAATCTGAGGAACTGAAAGAGAATTTTTGGAATCAAGGTGgaccaacagaagaagaagaaagttacATGGAGGAAAGAGATGATAAATCTGTTACTTCTCAAGATAGAAGTTTCAGTGAAACTTCAGTCCAGCCTAAAAAGCAAACAGATAAGAGATGTAATAAGTGTCTGAATATTTACCAGTTAATCCACGCAGAGGGAAAGTCAAACAAAAACTTCAAATTTGGGAAGAGTGTAAACTGGAACCAAAACCTTGCTGATGGTCAAGCATTCCCTGAAGacaaaaaaacatataaatgtttggaatgtggaaagagcttcaatcACAGCTCAAGCCTCCCTTCACATCAGAGagttcacacaggggagaagccatataaatgcctagagtgtgggaagagcttcaattCAAGCACAAGCCTTTCTTCACATCAAAGAACACACACTGGGGAGAGACCGTTCAGCTGCTTGGACTGTGGCCTGAGCTTCCGGGACCATTCAGGCCTTATTAAACATAAGCGAATTCACACTGGGGAAAAGCCGTACAGCTGCTCAGACTGCGGCCTGAGAGTTAGCACTCAGTCGAGCTTAGTTAGACATCAGAgaatccatacaggagagaaaccctatcggTGCTCAGAATGCGGGAAATACTTTGGTCAGAGCACAGACCTTGCTTCACATAGAAGaacccacacaggggagaagccatataaatgcctggagtgtgggaaaagcttcagtcGAAGCACAAGCCTAACTCTGCATCAGAGAAtacacactggggagaaaccatatagcTGCTTAGACTGTAACAAGAGCTTTTCTGATCAATCCAGCTTTATTAAGCACGAGAGAagccacacaggagagaagccatataaatgcctggagtgtgggaagaaCTTCAGTCGGAGCACAAGCCTTTCTTCACATCAAAGAATACACACTGGGGAGAGACTGTTCGGCTGCTTGGACTGTGGTCTGAGCTTCCGGGACCATTCAAGCCTTGTTAAACACAAGCGGATtcacactggggaaaaaatgtacAGCTGCTCTGACTGTGGCCTGAGTTTTACCACTCAGTCAAGCCTGGTTAGGCATCACCggatccatacaggagagaaaccatatccaTGCTTGGAGTGTGGGAAGTATTTTGGTCAAAGCACAGATCTCGTTTCACATAGAaggattcacacaggggagaaaccatataaatgtttagagtgtgggaagagcttcagtcgAAGCACAAGCCTAACTTTACATCAGAGAATACACACCAGGGAGAGAGAATAAAGTTTGTAGCAAGAGCAGCTGTTGTGATCCACCAGGTTTTATCAAGCAGAAGAAAACCTATGCAGAGAAGAAGTCATATTTATGTGTGCAGAAAGATCTTCAGTCAGAGAACAAACATCAGTTCACAAAATTAACTTGGACTTTTGATCAGCCTGTTGAGGTTTCTTTTGCTTAATTGTATTTTTGAAGGTAGCCATACGGAAAGGTTGTTTTGTTGGTATCTCATTCTATTAAGAAATCTCTATggttattattaaaatatggatTAGTAATACATTGGTGATTCTAATGCATTATTTAACTTGAAAAGTATGAGTAATCAAATTTTACATTACTTGCATAGAGTGTTCCTTTGGAACAGAAGGTAGATAGTTTGTATATCCTGTAAGACATTTCTGTACACTCTCAAAACAACCAACTAAATTGCATGAAGTAATTGTGTGGAGTAAAATaaaccagggttttttttctggcaGTGTCAACAGCGTTTACCAGAAGAGGAGGAAATTCATCTGATAACCTGTAGAATGGAGGGAAACATCCAAGTGCAATTGCAAGTGAAGGGGGAaagctttacaggtagtcttcacttaacgaccattcgttcagcgactgttcgaaattacaacagtgctgaaaaaatggacctatgacctgtgcccaaaattacagctgttgcagcacccccacagtcacgtgatcaaaattcgggtgcttggcagcccgcccgcCCTTACAgctgcaggggtgcttcagctccccccctccccacctgtctcccccccatctccacctttttggaagccctgcaccctgccttgcagggcggcAAGCTAccaagctccagcctccccagcccacaTTCGTTCACCCAGATGCCTCTTCTCCCAGTTCTCTGCACCTAC contains:
- the LOC134495251 gene encoding zinc finger protein 883-like isoform X1; this translates as MEQRPLCAGIKGVNETVDVCFLAGQEHLIRIGEEKCIPEDSKPMELCGKSAWKTEDHGFQNWEQSKTLASQERAKPAPGEKANKAIPCGEGSLAPYGTTVQMGIDTVDNGWKNENDGKQLERVQSEELKENFWNQGGPTEEEESYMEERDDKSVTSQDRSFSETSVQPKKQTDKRCNKCLNIYQLIHAEGKSNKNFKFGKSVNWNQNLADGQAFPEDKKTYKCLECGKSFNHSSSLPSHQRVHTGEKPYKCLECGKSFNSSTSLSSHQRTHTGERPFSCLDCGLSFRDHSGLIKHKRIHTGEKPYSCSDCGLRVSTQSSLVRHQRIHTGEKPYRCSECGKYFGQSTDLASHRRTHTGEKPYKCLECGKSFSRSTSLTLHQRIHTGEKPYSCLDCNKSFSDQSSFIKHERSHTGEKPYKCLECGKNFSRSTSLSSHQRIHTGERLFGCLDCGLSFRDHSSLVKHKRIHTGEKMYSCSDCGLSFTTQSSLVRHHRIHTGEKPYPCLECGKYFGQSTDLVSHRRIHTGEKPYKCLECGKSFSRSTSLTLHQRIHTRERE
- the LOC134495251 gene encoding zinc finger protein 883-like isoform X2 — its product is MEQRPLCAGIKGVNETVDVCFLGQEHLIRIGEEKCIPEDSKPMELCGKSAWKTEDHGFQNWEQSKTLASQERAKPAPGEKANKAIPCGEGSLAPYGTTVQMGIDTVDNGWKNENDGKQLERVQSEELKENFWNQGGPTEEEESYMEERDDKSVTSQDRSFSETSVQPKKQTDKRCNKCLNIYQLIHAEGKSNKNFKFGKSVNWNQNLADGQAFPEDKKTYKCLECGKSFNHSSSLPSHQRVHTGEKPYKCLECGKSFNSSTSLSSHQRTHTGERPFSCLDCGLSFRDHSGLIKHKRIHTGEKPYSCSDCGLRVSTQSSLVRHQRIHTGEKPYRCSECGKYFGQSTDLASHRRTHTGEKPYKCLECGKSFSRSTSLTLHQRIHTGEKPYSCLDCNKSFSDQSSFIKHERSHTGEKPYKCLECGKNFSRSTSLSSHQRIHTGERLFGCLDCGLSFRDHSSLVKHKRIHTGEKMYSCSDCGLSFTTQSSLVRHHRIHTGEKPYPCLECGKYFGQSTDLVSHRRIHTGEKPYKCLECGKSFSRSTSLTLHQRIHTRERE